In the Candidatus Chlamydia sanziniae genome, AACGATATGATTAGGAGGAGAACATGCCTCGATATCGTTACACATATCTAGATGCTAAAGAAAGAAAAAAACAAGGGTGGCTAGAAGGCCTTCACATACAAGATGCTAAAGAAAAGCTGATACGACAAAACGTACAATTGTTGAATATTCGTGAGATTTCCTATCGTCGTGTTCGGGTAAAGAGTAGTGAACTCATCATTTTTACAAAACAGTTACTCTTATTGTTACGTTCAGGGCTACCGCTTTACGAGAGTCTTGTTTCTCTACGAGATCAGTATCAGGATCAACATATGGGCTCTTTATTAACCTCCTTGATGGAGGTTTTGCGTTCAGGAGGGTTATTGTCACAGGCTATGGCAGCTTATCCTAACGTCTTTGACAATTTTTATTGTAGTGGAGTGATGGCAGGGGAAAGTGTTGGCAACTTAGAGGGGTGTCTACACAATATTGTTGTTGTATTAGAAGAACGAGAACAGATGACAAAAAAGATGGTAACAGCTCTAAGTTATCCCATAGTACTGTTAGCTTTTTCTTTGGCAGTTATTCTTTTTTTTCTATTAGGGGTGATCCCTTCTCTTAAAGAGACTTTTGATAGCATAGAACCTAATAGATTAACAAGCATAGTTTTTGGTCTTAGTGACATCTTATGTACCTACAAATATTTTATTTTAGGAGGTATGAGTGCTGTTGTTGGGGCAGGAGTGTTTTTTCGTCGTTGGATTCCATGGAAGGAGATAACAGAGAAGGGACTCTTTGCGGTGCCTGGGATAAAAAAAATTATTGTCAAGGTGGCCCTAAGTAGGTTCTGTGCTGTGACTTCTGCAATCTTAAAAGGGGGAGGAACTTTAGTTGAAGGTTTGAGGTTAGGGTGTGGTGCCGTACCCTACGATAGACTTCGAGTGGATATGAAGCATATGGTGCAAGCTGTAATTCGCGGGAGTTCATTGAGCCAAGAACTTAGGCGCTATGTTTGGGTGCCTAAACTTGCTTTAGGTATGGTAGCCTTGGGTGAAGAGTCTGGGGAACTTGCCGACGTTTTAGGGTATTTAGCTCATATTTATAATGAAGATACACAAAAAACACTAAGCTGGCTAACCTCGTGGTGCCAACCTGTGATTCTCGTGTTTCTTGGCGGATTGATAGGAACTATTATGTTGGCAATATTGATTCCATTAACAAGCAATATCCAAACACTATGAAAAACTACTCAGAGGAGACGGTATGAAAAGACAAAAAAGAAAACAGTCGATCACGTTAATCGAGATGATGGTTGTGATTACACTGATAGGTATTGTAGGTGGAGCCTTGGCATTCAATATGCGAGGGAGCATTTATAAAGGCAAAGTTTTTCAATCTGAACAACATTGTGCTAAAGCTTACGATATTTTAATGATGGAATATGCTACAGGAGGTACATCACTGAAAGACATCATCTTGCGTAAAGAAGCTATTCTTGAAGAGGCTTCCTGGTGTAAAGAGGGGAAGAAATTGCTTAAGGATGCCTGGGGTGAAGACCTCATCGTCGAACTTAATGACAAGGGGGATGATTTGGTAATTTTTTCCAAGCGAGTCCAAAGTAGTAACAGTAAAAAGTAAGATGCACTGTAATTGTATAAAATTCCAAAAAGTGAAGCGTAGTTTTTTACTTATAGAAGTGCTTATGGCATTGTCTTTGGTCTGCATAGTATTAATGCCGTGCATTCGATTTTACTACAACATGCATCGATCTTTTGAGGATGATATTTTTAATCTTCAGTTGCCCTCAATTATAGACAACTGTTTTTTCGCGGTTGAAGAAAAAATGCATAAGCAAATGGAAGAGGGGGAATTTCCTTCATCTGGGGTGGGGGGAACCCTCTTCGTGGCTTATACAAGTCGCGGGAACCCCTATCCCATACCTTATAGTTATAGTATAGATATTCGTAAGGGGATGCGTGTTGAAAATAATACTGTAAAGGCTTGCCTTGCTGATGTTGTTATTGAACTCTTCCCTAACCAAAAGCAGGCTGTATCGGTGCAAAGATGTATGTGTGTCATTTTATAACAACCTGTAAAAAACACAAACGTAGTTTTCTCCTCATTGAATTACTCATAACGCTTACTCTTATGGCTTTTCTTTTGGGAGTTTTAGGATTTTGGTATCGACGAATTTATTGTTTTCAAAAACAGAAGGAGCGTTCGTATGCTTTGTATGTGGAAGAAAACCGAGCGTATAAAACATTACGTACCATGTTTAATGCTGCCCTTGCCCCTAGAGAGAATCTTCCTGGGATGCTGTACACTTTGACATTTGATCGTGGAGTGTATCGTGATCCGGAATTGGCTGGGGAAGTTCGCGCTTGCCTTTACCATGATGTTGAGGGACAGGAACTTAAATTGCGTATTTCTAATATGAAACGTGAAGATAAAACAGAAACGTTACTCCTATTGTCCCATGTAAAACATGTTACTATTACGTATCAGGATGCTCCTGATCCCAATGAGTTTTCTAAGAAGATAGGCTGTACCATCATTCAGGAATTGCCAGGATTTCAGATACGCACGTTAAACTATCAATTTGCTTTGGGGAGATAAAGGTATGCAACCCTATATATTTACATTACTTTGTCTCTCTTCCCTTCTGACGCTAGTTGCTTTTGATGCAGCAAACGCCCGGAAGCGTTGTGTATGTGCTCAGGCACTAGAGCGTAGTGAAAATTTATTTCATGCCACACGCTCTGCATGTGCGGAAATCGCATATCAAGAAAAGGCCACAAGGATTGCCGCTATTGAAAGAATCTCTAAAGATAATGAGGAGGCTCCTAATAAGGTATGTAAGGCTGCTAAGGTGGCTACGAAAAAAAAACAGCGGTACCGTTTATTACAGGTACCCTTTTCTCGTCCTCCAAATAACTCGCGCTATAATCTTTATGCACTGCTTACAGAATCTCCTGCTGATTATCAAAATCCTACATCTTGGTATGCAATTTTTGTACGTCTATTAAAGCATGTTTATGTGGACACGGGGTATGTATCTCCGGGGTCAGAATATGTGATCACTGAAGCCTTAATTCACAAAAAGGAAGAAATTTTATTAAACGCTTTGAAATTTGGTCCTGATATTATTGAAACTTTAACCCTCCCTACAGAAGAAGCAGAAATTCTTTATAAGATGCTTCGAGGATCAGCAAAAACGCAATCTCTTTTGAACTTTCTTCATTATGAAGAAACGACTCTGGGAAATTGTAAGTTGAACTTAATTTTTATGGATTCTTTGCTTTTAGAAGCGGTAATCAATCATCCTATTGCTTATCAGGAAATTGCAGCTCTTCGTAATGGTATTTGGGACACTGTGAAACGTCAGGAACTAGCAATTCAAGAACATGGGCAAGCAGCAGCTTTGGAACTTTTCAAAACACGAACAGACTTTCGCTTGGAGTTGCGAGATAAAACTCAGGTGCTTCTCAGTAGGTACGATCTTCTCCCTCTTCTAAACAAGAAACTTTTTGATTATACTCTGGGTTCCGCGGGGGATTATCTATTTCTCGTGGATCCTGAGTCGGGGACTATTTCTCGATGTCTTTGTTCTTCAAGGAATAAGTTATAATTGTAATTTGTGATTTATTTTTTAAATAATTTTTTCAATAATTGTGTATATTAAGAATTAAGGAAAAAATCGTTTTTTAGAGGTAAAGCTATGGTAGATGAGACCCCACAAGAGAACTCTTCCAAGACATCATCCTCACAATTTGAATCTTTAAAATACAAAGTCAAAGATTTACATACGAAACCACACGTAGGGCGATTTAAAAAGTTTTTCTCTCATCGAGCTTATGAGGTTATCGGTGGCTGCCTAGTTCTTATAGGTATTATTGCAGACTTTGTCTCTTGGACTGGAGGGCTTTTTGTTGCTTGTGGTTGCGTCTTAGGGTTTCATGTTGAAATACGCCACATGTTAGCACACTTACAAAGTTATTACATGAAAAATGGCCCTTTGAAAAATGCGATTCTTTGTGGCTTACTTCTCTTTTTTCTCTTGAATGTATTTGCCTTTACTTTATCCTTTATAATACTTTGCGTGATTCTCATATTTCTTATCACTCCTACCGTGTGTTCTAAAGGTGAGTGCGATAAACATCACGATACCATGAAGTAAGTTTCCTTAGTTCTTCCTAAAATAGGTAGGTTGTTCTCCTATCCGCTCTGTCTGTTGTTTAGTTTTTATTGTTTGATAAACATACATACCTTCAAATTGATCGAAATCGCAATGTGTATGGCTGCTGAACTAAGAATTATAAGACTTTAGGATTGGAGCCTAAGAGCATGAAGGGGGTTTCTTTAAACCAAGCTAATGTGAAGTAGTCTATTTGCTTGATAATGAACCACCAGGCTAATGTTAAGAACAGTAACCCCATGAATGCTTTGAGTGCAGAGAGTAAATAGATGACCTGAACTTGTGGAGCCATCCGATTAATAATCCCTAAAAAGAGATCCGACATTAACATAGCAATGGCGGCAGGAGCACTCAGCTGTATTGTCATGATGAGACAAAGCTGGCACATTTTGATAAGTGTAATCCAGATAGGAGCTTGTAAGCTCATCATCTCTGGAGGGAAGAAACTATGGATGGGGATCACCTCAAGAGATTGTAAAAGAAGCGTAAGTACGATTCTATGGCCACCCGCTAACCAAAAGACAATAGTGACGAAGTAATGGTAGAAAATTCCGTGAGGAGAGGTCTGCTCAATAGAAATGAGTGAGGTAGCGCCTTCCAATCCCTGGATACCTTGCTGGTTAGTAATAAAAGATCCTGCTGATTGAGCAGCGTAAAAAGGGAAGGCAAGGATGAAACCTATAACAATCCCAATAAACATCTCTTTAACTAGCAAGATATAAAAAATATCATTATCGAGGTAATTTGTGACTTGCGTGTCCATGAGCACTTTAGGGAAAATTACCGCCATCCATGATAATCCTATGCCAATTTTAATAGGAGCAGGAAAAAGTTTTGCTCCCAAAAAAGGTGCAACAGCAAAAATAGGGAGTAGTCTTGCTAATAATAGGAGGAAGATAGACCAAACATAAGCAGGAGGACGTTGGAAGAGGTAATCTAGGTAAGAAGAGCCTAGACAAGAAACAAGCTCGGGTAAAGAGAGTCCCATAAATTGCTTATTTCCATTTGTAAAAATTTTGGAATATCTGAGAGGCAAAACGTAATATCATAGTACTCAACCAACCTCCAGAAATCATTAACGTTCCAAAGATCACTACAAGCTTAATAGCAAAAGCAAAGGTTTGCTCTTGGATTTGTGTTGCTGCTTGGAAAATAGCAACCATAATTCCTACGATAGAGGCTAAAATAATAGGAGGTGCTGAAACAACTAAAATGAGCAAAAGAGACTGGTAAGAATATTCAAAGAGTACAGATTTGAAACTTGTAGCAAATGCTAACACGGCAAAATATCCTTATTTAAAACTAATCATAAGCCCTTGAAGAAGGAGTGTCCACCCGTCTACCATAACAACGAGTAATAACTTTAACGGTAATGAGATGGATAATGGGGAAAGCATCATCATTTGCATCGCCACAAGAACGTTCGCAGTGACTAAATCGATTACAAAGAAGGGCAGATAAATCAGAACACCAATTTCAAAGGCATTTTTTATTTGTCCCATAATGAAAGCAGGAATAATGATGACAAAATCTGATGTGGTAAGGTGTTCCCGGATTTCAGAAGGAAAGGTCTTTTGTGAGATTTTGTAAAAGCTCTGAATTTGTGCTTTTGGTGTATTACGGATAAGGAAGGAACGCAAAGGTTCTTTAGATTTGTTTAAAGCAACAAAGACGGTTTCAGCACCTTCTGCAGTGAAGAGACTCTGAGGAATAGTATTTGCTTCTATTTCCTGACGTGCGTCCTTATACATAGCCACTCCCGTAGGAAACATCACATAGATAGAGAGTATTAATGCAATACCATTGAGGACTTGACTAGGAGGAGTTTGTTGTACTCCAAGAGCGTTTCGTAATAGCACTAAGGTAATAATAATTTTTAGATATGAGGTCAGTAACATTACCAAGAATGGGGATAATGCTAAGAAAATTAGAATAATAGCTTGTGTAGTCAGATCGGGATAAGTATCAGAAAAACTTCCCCCCGACACATTTTCTCTGGGAAGGACATCATCTGCGGTCACAGGTCCTTGATATGAAGGTGACTGCCGCGGTTGTTTTACTTCTGCAATTTTAGGAGGTAATTCTTCCGAAGAAGGCGAGGGGGATTGACAACGAGAGGAACAAGGGTTTTCATAAAGATAGGCATCAGCTAAACACAAAGAGACACTTAAAGTAAAACAACAAAGGAAGAAGACTCGAAAAATAATGCGCATGATCGTGAATACCTTATTCTTTCGTTGCCTGGTTCTTAGGAGGAGGAGAATCAGGTAGGGTAGGTGTAGGTTCGTTCATAAGATTTTTCTGCTTGAGTATAGTAGAAAAAGCTTTTTCTAAAGCAGCTAATTGTACGTCAAGCTGCGCATTGATAATACCTGCTTCTGTTTCAATAATACAACCTCCAGGAACAACATCTGGTCGTGCTGAAAGAATCAAAGCGTTAGCATATTCGACAATTTTTTTAAGCTCAGGACGGCTTTTCTCTACAATAGGCA is a window encoding:
- a CDS encoding type II secretion system F family protein, producing the protein MPRYRYTYLDAKERKKQGWLEGLHIQDAKEKLIRQNVQLLNIREISYRRVRVKSSELIIFTKQLLLLLRSGLPLYESLVSLRDQYQDQHMGSLLTSLMEVLRSGGLLSQAMAAYPNVFDNFYCSGVMAGESVGNLEGCLHNIVVVLEEREQMTKKMVTALSYPIVLLAFSLAVILFFLLGVIPSLKETFDSIEPNRLTSIVFGLSDILCTYKYFILGGMSAVVGAGVFFRRWIPWKEITEKGLFAVPGIKKIIVKVALSRFCAVTSAILKGGGTLVEGLRLGCGAVPYDRLRVDMKHMVQAVIRGSSLSQELRRYVWVPKLALGMVALGEESGELADVLGYLAHIYNEDTQKTLSWLTSWCQPVILVFLGGLIGTIMLAILIPLTSNIQTL
- a CDS encoding DUF1494 domain-containing protein; this translates as MYVCHFITTCKKHKRSFLLIELLITLTLMAFLLGVLGFWYRRIYCFQKQKERSYALYVEENRAYKTLRTMFNAALAPRENLPGMLYTLTFDRGVYRDPELAGEVRACLYHDVEGQELKLRISNMKREDKTETLLLLSHVKHVTITYQDAPDPNEFSKKIGCTIIQELPGFQIRTLNYQFALGR
- the sctR gene encoding type III secretion system export apparatus subunit SctR yields the protein MRIIFRVFFLCCFTLSVSLCLADAYLYENPCSSRCQSPSPSSEELPPKIAEVKQPRQSPSYQGPVTADDVLPRENVSGGSFSDTYPDLTTQAIILIFLALSPFLVMLLTSYLKIIITLVLLRNALGVQQTPPSQVLNGIALILSIYVMFPTGVAMYKDARQEIEANTIPQSLFTAEGAETVFVALNKSKEPLRSFLIRNTPKAQIQSFYKISQKTFPSEIREHLTTSDFVIIIPAFIMGQIKNAFEIGVLIYLPFFVIDLVTANVLVAMQMMMLSPLSISLPLKLLLVVMVDGWTLLLQGLMISFK
- a CDS encoding type II secretion system protein, translating into MALSLVCIVLMPCIRFYYNMHRSFEDDIFNLQLPSIIDNCFFAVEEKMHKQMEEGEFPSSGVGGTLFVAYTSRGNPYPIPYSYSIDIRKGMRVENNTVKACLADVVIELFPNQKQAVSVQRCMCVIL
- a CDS encoding EscT/YscT/HrcT family type III secretion system export apparatus protein, which translates into the protein MGLSLPELVSCLGSSYLDYLFQRPPAYVWSIFLLLLARLLPIFAVAPFLGAKLFPAPIKIGIGLSWMAVIFPKVLMDTQVTNYLDNDIFYILLVKEMFIGIVIGFILAFPFYAAQSAGSFITNQQGIQGLEGATSLISIEQTSPHGIFYHYFVTIVFWLAGGHRIVLTLLLQSLEVIPIHSFFPPEMMSLQAPIWITLIKMCQLCLIMTIQLSAPAAIAMLMSDLFLGIINRMAPQVQVIYLLSALKAFMGLLFLTLAWWFIIKQIDYFTLAWFKETPFMLLGSNPKVL
- a CDS encoding type II secretion system protein is translated as MKRQKRKQSITLIEMMVVITLIGIVGGALAFNMRGSIYKGKVFQSEQHCAKAYDILMMEYATGGTSLKDIILRKEAILEEASWCKEGKKLLKDAWGEDLIVELNDKGDDLVIFSKRVQSSNSKK
- the sctS gene encoding type III secretion system export apparatus subunit SctS, with protein sequence MLAFATSFKSVLFEYSYQSLLLILVVSAPPIILASIVGIMVAIFQAATQIQEQTFAFAIKLVVIFGTLMISGGWLSTMILRFASQIFQNFYKWK